In Streptomyces sp. NBC_01717, one DNA window encodes the following:
- a CDS encoding carbamoyltransferase family protein: protein MKRTLSVILGLCSYTHDSSAALLVDGELIGFVEEERLSEQKHTKLYPAHAVDWLLGRAKLTSADVDTVAYNFQPARYLAESPAALRMALSPTTRDRAFARAHGFAKVAVRTQRRLRLIGRQFPAARVTPVLHHRAHQLTAFAASGWDEAAVLVVDSLGERQTTTIARCHDTLRPRAQTLEAINDPASLGYVYGAVTEHLGWRRGDEEGTVMALAALGDPARFRSLFTHAVHTTATGFRINPAYFPTRTLTSGYERTSRRFVTETCPERHPGESLADVHRDLAAALQERTEQVMVHLARRARVLTGSRRLCVAGGVATNCVSIGRIIEAGIFDEVFVPPAPGDAGTAIGAALAVHIGGRSPRPVAGVARTCYLGPSYEDQALDLTPWPALHQKTLGIETAEFLADQLAHGTIVGLFQGPVEAGPRALGNRSILASPLEPGVVERLNATVKFREPFRPFAPMVLAERAREFFTLGQQAPYMSMASGVTDKTRERMPAIVHANGTSRLQTVTKAQNPFMHAVLTAFGRRTGVPVLINTSLNVKGKPICGTPEMALDCLANSGLDALLLEGRWITK, encoded by the coding sequence ATGAAGCGCACTCTCTCGGTCATCCTCGGCCTGTGCTCCTACACCCACGACTCGTCGGCAGCTCTCCTGGTCGACGGCGAACTCATCGGCTTCGTCGAGGAGGAGCGCCTCTCCGAGCAGAAGCACACCAAGCTCTACCCCGCTCACGCTGTGGACTGGCTGCTCGGCCGGGCCAAGCTCACCTCAGCCGACGTGGACACTGTCGCCTACAACTTCCAGCCCGCCCGCTACCTCGCCGAGTCGCCCGCCGCCCTGCGCATGGCGCTCTCCCCGACAACTCGTGACCGGGCGTTCGCCCGAGCGCACGGGTTCGCCAAGGTGGCCGTGCGCACCCAGCGGCGCCTGCGGCTGATCGGCAGGCAGTTCCCCGCCGCCCGTGTTACCCCGGTGCTGCATCACCGCGCCCACCAGCTCACGGCCTTCGCCGCCTCGGGCTGGGACGAAGCCGCCGTGCTCGTGGTCGACAGCCTCGGCGAGCGGCAGACCACCACCATCGCCCGCTGCCACGACACGCTCCGTCCCCGCGCGCAGACCCTAGAGGCGATCAACGACCCAGCCTCCCTGGGGTACGTGTACGGCGCCGTCACCGAGCACCTGGGCTGGCGCCGGGGCGACGAGGAGGGCACCGTGATGGCGCTGGCCGCCCTCGGCGACCCCGCTCGCTTCCGCTCCCTCTTCACCCACGCCGTCCACACGACCGCAACCGGCTTCCGCATCAACCCCGCCTACTTCCCCACGCGCACCCTCACGTCGGGATACGAGCGGACGTCCCGCCGTTTCGTCACCGAGACCTGCCCCGAACGGCACCCGGGCGAGTCCCTGGCCGACGTCCATCGGGACCTGGCGGCGGCTCTCCAGGAGCGGACCGAGCAGGTCATGGTGCACCTGGCCCGCCGCGCTCGCGTGCTCACCGGCTCCCGGCGCCTGTGCGTGGCGGGCGGTGTCGCCACGAACTGCGTGAGCATCGGCCGGATCATCGAGGCCGGCATCTTCGACGAGGTCTTCGTGCCTCCTGCGCCCGGTGACGCCGGTACCGCGATCGGCGCCGCCCTCGCCGTGCATATCGGCGGACGCAGCCCGCGACCGGTGGCCGGCGTCGCCCGCACCTGCTACCTCGGCCCGTCCTACGAGGACCAGGCCCTCGACCTCACGCCCTGGCCCGCCCTTCACCAGAAGACCCTGGGCATCGAAACCGCAGAGTTCCTCGCCGACCAGCTGGCCCACGGCACGATCGTCGGCCTGTTCCAGGGGCCCGTCGAAGCCGGGCCGCGAGCCCTGGGCAACCGTTCGATCCTCGCCTCTCCGCTGGAGCCCGGCGTCGTCGAGCGGCTGAACGCCACCGTGAAGTTCCGCGAGCCGTTCCGGCCCTTCGCCCCCATGGTCCTGGCCGAGCGCGCCCGCGAGTTCTTCACCCTCGGCCAGCAGGCGCCGTACATGTCCATGGCCTCCGGCGTGACCGACAAAACGCGCGAGCGCATGCCGGCCATCGTGCACGCCAACGGCACCTCCCGCCTGCAGACCGTCACCAAGGCGCAGAACCCGTTCATGCACGCGGTCCTGACCGCCTTCGGCCGCCGGACCGGGGTGCCCGTGCTGATCAACACGTCCCTCAACGTCAAGGGCAAGCCGATCTGCGGAACACCGGAAATGGCCCTGGATTGCCTGGCCAACTCCGGGCTCGACGCCCTGCTCCTCGAAGGGCGGTGGATCACAAAGTGA
- a CDS encoding glycosyltransferase family protein — translation MKIGYSFWGFLGNGVTDTPDGGRSHRRPFIDALIAHGHDIVFLQADRDRLEAGEDLGGAYTFDDGVPHIDALFLEWRWAIPGRNTTMCGSEGHTCDLHRQAQLINHYTVRHQTPTVIWDKDRTLRAESVWRTTSHTRVCEAALAPTHGAHSLLFPVAENLLTQADPVALAAQRRDLVLGYVGNQYDRDEPFDRFFAPAAARVEHLVAGKWTETNRWPHVHFLGRIPFEAAAGVYGRSLATVLMLPERYAAVGQMTQRIFEAVLAGCLPLAPADIRYVNRFVPDELVVRSGRDVIERLSHLREIAGTQQHADLIAACVDRLRLFGLSKQVDTLESLLHGLVRPGTTERGAA, via the coding sequence GTGAAGATCGGATACAGCTTCTGGGGCTTCCTCGGCAACGGGGTCACCGACACCCCGGACGGGGGACGCAGCCACCGCCGCCCCTTCATCGACGCCCTCATCGCCCACGGTCACGACATCGTCTTCCTGCAGGCCGACCGCGACCGCCTCGAAGCGGGCGAGGACCTCGGCGGCGCGTACACCTTCGACGACGGCGTTCCGCACATCGACGCCCTGTTCCTGGAGTGGCGCTGGGCGATCCCCGGCCGCAACACCACCATGTGCGGGAGCGAGGGGCACACCTGCGACCTTCACCGCCAGGCCCAGCTCATCAACCACTACACCGTGCGGCACCAGACACCCACTGTGATCTGGGACAAGGACCGCACCCTGCGAGCCGAGAGCGTGTGGCGCACCACGTCGCACACCCGCGTCTGCGAGGCCGCCCTCGCCCCGACCCACGGAGCGCACTCGCTACTCTTCCCCGTCGCCGAGAACCTCCTCACCCAGGCGGACCCCGTGGCCCTCGCGGCACAGCGGCGGGACCTCGTGCTCGGCTACGTGGGCAACCAGTACGACCGCGACGAGCCCTTCGACCGCTTCTTCGCCCCAGCCGCCGCCCGCGTCGAGCACCTGGTCGCCGGGAAGTGGACGGAGACCAACCGCTGGCCGCACGTCCACTTCCTGGGCCGGATCCCGTTCGAGGCCGCCGCCGGCGTATACGGCAGGTCCCTGGCCACGGTGCTCATGCTGCCCGAGCGGTACGCCGCCGTCGGGCAGATGACCCAGCGCATCTTCGAGGCCGTGCTCGCCGGGTGCCTGCCCCTGGCCCCGGCGGACATCCGCTACGTCAACCGGTTCGTCCCGGACGAGCTGGTCGTGCGCTCCGGCCGGGACGTGATCGAACGCCTCTCCCACCTCCGCGAGATCGCCGGCACCCAGCAGCACGCCGACCTGATCGCCGCGTGCGTGGACCGTCTGCGCCTGTTCGGCCTGAGCAAGCAGGTCGACACCCTGGAATCCCTTCTGCACGGTCTCGTGAGGCCGGGCACGACCGAGCGGGGAGCTGCCTGA
- a CDS encoding topology modulation protein, translated as MKKVAIVGCGGSGKSHVARELGKILDAPVTHLDAAFYDDEWNALPMDKFTAVQRELVAQQRWVIDGNYNSTLQVRLEACDTVVLMDVSTVAALYGIFARQIRHGAGHKGNGVHNRIHWGVIKYVATYRRKMRPRVMAKIEEFGAKADVVLLANRRQTRRWLRKVAAEQS; from the coding sequence ATGAAGAAGGTCGCCATCGTCGGCTGCGGAGGCAGCGGCAAATCCCACGTGGCCCGCGAACTGGGCAAGATCCTCGACGCCCCGGTGACGCACCTGGACGCCGCGTTCTACGACGACGAGTGGAACGCGCTCCCCATGGACAAGTTCACCGCCGTGCAGCGCGAGCTGGTCGCGCAACAGCGGTGGGTGATCGACGGCAACTACAACTCGACGCTGCAGGTGCGGCTCGAAGCCTGCGACACGGTGGTCCTGATGGACGTGTCGACCGTGGCGGCGCTGTACGGGATCTTCGCCCGGCAGATCCGGCACGGCGCGGGACACAAGGGCAACGGGGTGCACAACCGCATCCACTGGGGCGTGATCAAGTACGTCGCCACGTACCGCCGCAAGATGCGGCCCCGCGTGATGGCGAAGATCGAGGAGTTCGGCGCGAAAGCCGACGTGGTGCTGCTGGCCAACCGGCGCCAGACGCGCCGCTGGCTGCGGAAGGTGGCCGCCGAGCAGTCCTGA
- a CDS encoding class I SAM-dependent methyltransferase, with protein sequence MKEPNAFLDPARQQELYGNPSRLSGRTSALMRAKTSGNPVPETIVSLVQTHHAQPDRLGVVLDIGCGRGTSSLGIAEQLRPQRVVGLDAAPALLAQARERAKELPDITVDFVKGDFHDLPLPAGSCDVAVAAFCLYHSPQPKDVIAQIARVLSPGGLAVLVTKALDSYREMDQLVASAGLDARGDKHESLYTAAHSGNLADLTASSLDVIAVLDEEHAFTFDGHDHTAQYLATNPKYHLAPGLYGNPGAMAAALHEFLPDQPLTTRSLITFVVAHPKKGQA encoded by the coding sequence ATGAAGGAGCCCAACGCCTTCCTGGACCCCGCCCGGCAACAGGAGCTGTACGGGAACCCCTCCCGGCTGTCCGGGCGGACCAGCGCCCTGATGCGCGCGAAGACCTCCGGCAACCCCGTGCCCGAGACGATCGTCAGCCTGGTGCAGACCCACCACGCGCAGCCGGACCGGCTCGGCGTGGTGCTCGACATCGGCTGCGGTCGCGGCACGAGCAGCCTGGGCATCGCCGAGCAGCTCCGGCCGCAGCGCGTCGTCGGCCTGGACGCCGCCCCCGCCCTGCTCGCCCAGGCCCGCGAGCGCGCCAAGGAGCTACCCGACATCACGGTGGACTTCGTCAAAGGCGACTTCCACGACCTCCCGTTGCCCGCCGGGTCGTGCGACGTCGCCGTCGCCGCGTTCTGCCTCTACCACTCGCCGCAGCCCAAGGACGTCATCGCGCAGATCGCCAGGGTCCTCTCCCCCGGGGGCTTGGCCGTGCTCGTCACCAAGGCACTCGACAGCTACCGGGAGATGGACCAGCTGGTCGCTTCGGCCGGCCTCGACGCGCGGGGCGATAAGCACGAGAGCCTCTACACCGCAGCGCACAGCGGCAACCTCGCCGACCTGACCGCCTCCTCGCTCGACGTGATCGCCGTCCTGGACGAGGAGCATGCCTTCACCTTCGACGGCCACGACCACACGGCGCAATACCTGGCCACGAACCCCAAGTACCACCTCGCGCCCGGCCTGTACGGCAACCCCGGGGCTATGGCGGCGGCCTTGCACGAATTCCTTCCGGACCAGCCGCTGACCACTCGGTCCCTCATCACCTTCGTCGTCGCCCATCCGAAGAAGGGGCAGGCATGA